A window of the Natronomonas salina genome harbors these coding sequences:
- the nikR gene encoding nickel-responsive transcriptional regulator NikR — protein MTVVSVSMPESLLERLDEFAEEHGYTGRSEVVREASRNLLGEFEERDLEGRELMGVVTVVFDHDTSSAEERMIQVRHEHEDVVVSNVHNHVGDHYCMELFVLEGGLEEISAFVRKVRATDVLSVDYSVIPVDEFEAGLAESS, from the coding sequence ATGACCGTCGTCAGCGTCTCGATGCCGGAGTCGCTCCTGGAACGGCTCGACGAGTTCGCCGAAGAGCACGGCTACACCGGCCGCAGCGAGGTGGTCCGGGAGGCCTCCCGGAACCTCCTCGGCGAGTTCGAGGAGCGGGACCTGGAGGGCCGCGAGCTGATGGGCGTCGTCACCGTCGTCTTCGACCACGACACCTCCAGCGCCGAGGAGCGCATGATCCAGGTCCGCCACGAGCACGAGGACGTCGTCGTCTCGAACGTCCACAACCACGTCGGCGACCACTACTGCATGGAGCTGTTCGTCCTCGAGGGCGGCCTCGAGGAGATCTCGGCGTTCGTCCGGAAGGTGCGCGCGACCGACGTCCTCTCGGTCGACTACTCGGTCATCCCCGTCGACGAGTTCGAGGCAGGACTGGCCGAGTCCTCTTAG
- a CDS encoding HalOD1 output domain-containing protein, whose translation MNGTSPSERVVRAVSRATGNDPLELPPLFESIDPDALDASVRAMADGEISFRFAGHAVTVDSDGTVDLSEQASGEPAADSAASDD comes from the coding sequence ATGAACGGAACGTCACCCTCGGAGCGGGTCGTCCGGGCCGTCTCGAGGGCCACCGGCAACGACCCGCTGGAGCTACCGCCGCTGTTCGAGTCGATCGACCCCGACGCGCTGGACGCCTCCGTCCGGGCCATGGCCGACGGCGAGATCTCCTTCCGGTTCGCCGGCCACGCCGTCACGGTGGACAGCGACGGCACGGTCGACCTGAGCGAGCAGGCCTCGGGGGAGCCGGCGGCAGACAGCGCGGCGAGCGACGACTGA